A stretch of the Terriglobia bacterium genome encodes the following:
- a CDS encoding amidase, translating into MSKSRREFLTETSLVVIGAAAATFSHAQEPSQQQQPPTPGAPPAFGTAPPVGPEVSAGTFTEAEKLVQVEYTQPHLEEAAGNWRKSMAPLYERRTGPRKTPLEDTLPPATTWNPLIPGAPSGPPSNHFVRSQIDPGPLPQNEEDIAFAPVTHLSRWIEQRKLTSERLTRIYLSRLEKFNPKLRCVITLTTDLALQQAKQADREIAAGKYRGPLHGIPWGAKDLLDTADIPTTYGAEPYRNRVPKDNAVVVQRLHDAGAVLVAKLSLGALALNDIWFGGQTMNPWLLEEGASGSSAGPGAANAAGLVGFAIGSETGGSIVAPSMRCGVNGLRPTFGRVARTGAMTLCWSLDKLGPMARSVEDTILVLHAITGPDHADSYSLPSKLDYDATRSVKGLRVGYFPTWMKEPPATDVDRAALETIQKLGMVPVEVSLPDWNYDCLEVVLFAESAAAFEELTLSGAVDELKMQVPDAWPNTFRQSRFLSAVDFVQADRMRRKVAMEMSRVMSQVDLLLVPSLRDEMLTLTNFTGHPSLTLRAGFVEVSEARSDWAPDPAHPLPKFNPPRRVPHGVTLIGRLFDEGTVVRAGLAMEKSFNVAGERPPGF; encoded by the coding sequence ATGTCGAAATCGCGCAGAGAATTCCTCACCGAAACCTCGCTCGTCGTGATTGGAGCGGCCGCCGCAACCTTCAGCCACGCGCAAGAGCCGTCGCAGCAACAACAACCGCCAACGCCGGGCGCGCCACCGGCGTTCGGCACCGCGCCGCCGGTCGGACCTGAAGTTTCAGCCGGCACCTTCACCGAGGCTGAAAAACTCGTTCAGGTGGAGTACACGCAACCGCATCTCGAGGAAGCCGCCGGTAATTGGAGAAAATCGATGGCGCCCCTCTATGAGCGCCGTACCGGCCCGCGCAAAACTCCGCTGGAAGACACGCTGCCGCCCGCGACCACTTGGAATCCGCTGATCCCGGGCGCGCCCTCTGGCCCCCCGTCGAATCATTTTGTGCGCAGCCAGATCGACCCCGGCCCTCTGCCGCAGAACGAAGAAGACATCGCCTTCGCTCCTGTAACGCATCTCTCGCGCTGGATCGAGCAGCGCAAACTCACCTCGGAACGCCTCACACGCATTTATCTTTCGCGCCTCGAAAAATTCAATCCGAAGCTGCGCTGCGTCATTACTCTCACAACCGACCTCGCCCTTCAGCAAGCGAAACAGGCCGACCGCGAGATTGCTGCCGGAAAGTATCGCGGCCCCTTGCACGGAATTCCGTGGGGCGCGAAAGACCTGCTCGACACGGCGGACATTCCCACCACCTACGGCGCCGAACCCTATCGGAACCGAGTGCCCAAGGACAATGCTGTCGTTGTTCAGCGTCTGCATGACGCCGGTGCCGTCCTCGTCGCCAAACTCAGTCTCGGTGCGCTCGCGTTGAATGACATCTGGTTCGGCGGTCAGACCATGAATCCGTGGCTATTGGAAGAAGGCGCGTCAGGCTCGAGCGCCGGCCCGGGCGCAGCCAACGCCGCCGGGCTTGTCGGCTTCGCCATTGGCAGCGAAACCGGAGGCAGCATCGTCGCACCATCAATGCGCTGCGGCGTCAACGGTCTGCGGCCCACTTTCGGCCGCGTTGCGCGCACCGGCGCCATGACTCTCTGCTGGTCGCTCGACAAGCTAGGCCCCATGGCGCGCAGCGTCGAAGACACCATCCTCGTGCTCCACGCCATCACCGGGCCCGACCACGCCGACAGCTACAGCCTTCCCAGCAAGCTCGACTACGACGCCACCCGAAGCGTGAAAGGTCTGCGCGTCGGCTATTTCCCCACTTGGATGAAAGAGCCGCCCGCGACCGATGTCGATCGTGCTGCGCTTGAGACGATCCAAAAGCTCGGCATGGTGCCGGTCGAAGTCTCGCTGCCTGACTGGAATTACGACTGCCTGGAAGTCGTTCTCTTCGCGGAAAGCGCCGCCGCTTTCGAAGAACTCACGCTCAGCGGTGCCGTCGATGAGCTCAAAATGCAGGTGCCCGACGCTTGGCCGAATACGTTCCGGCAGTCGCGCTTCCTTTCCGCAGTTGACTTCGTACAGGCCGACCGCATGCGCCGTAAGGTCGCGATGGAAATGTCGCGCGTAATGTCGCAAGTCGACCTGCTGCTCGTGCCGTCCCTGCGCGATGAAATGCTCACGCTGACGAACTTCACCGGCCACCCATCGCTCACGTTGCGCGCCGGCTTCGTCGAAGTTTCCGAAGCCCGCAGCGACTGGGCGCCTGACCCGGCGCATCCGCTTCCGAAATTCAATCCGCCGCGTCGCGTCCCGCACGGCGTCACGCTCATCGGCCGCCTCTTCGACGAAGGCACCGTCGTCCGCGCCGGACTGGCAATGGAGAAGAGCTTCAACGTGGCGGGAGAGAGGCCGCCGGGATTCTAG
- a CDS encoding tautomerase family protein: MPLIEVKMIEGVFTTAKKKEIITKLTDAMVSIEGEALRPYTVVVLEETRSGDWGIGGKTLTTGDVHAIAAGKTA; this comes from the coding sequence ATGCCACTGATCGAAGTGAAAATGATTGAAGGCGTATTCACCACGGCGAAGAAGAAAGAGATCATCACCAAACTAACGGACGCCATGGTATCCATCGAGGGCGAGGCCTTGCGGCCCTATACCGTTGTTGTTCTGGAAGAAACGAGGAGCGGGGACTGGGGTATCGGAGGGAAGACGCTCACCACGGGCGACGTCCACGCAATCGCCGCCGGGAAAACCGCGTAG
- a CDS encoding penicillin acylase family protein, protein MKRILFVLVVVFLSLAAQAATQQEIARWKQEATNVTIIRDDWGIAHVYGKSDADAVFGAEYAQAEDDFNRVETNYINAMGLLAQTQGESAIYQDLRMKLFIDPVDLKQKYAESPAWLKKLMDAFADGLNYYLYMHPDVKPRVIHHFEPWMALSFTEGSIGGDIERVNLRELQAFYGSGTPSAAARETDEGPQDGEPRGSNGMAIAPSNTTDHHALLLINPHTSFFFRSELQMVSDEGLDAYGASTWGQFFIYQGFNEHTGWMHTSSGVDAVDEYLETISRKGDKYFYKYGDEERPVTEKVITVPYRTYNGMAERKFTVYYTTHGPVVRKIGDKWVSIKLMQLPIQQLEQSFLRTKTKDYKSYLKVMEMYANSSNNTIFADSDGDIAYFQGNYIPRRDNRFDFTKPVDGSIPATDWNGHLTVDEAPHLLDPKSGWIYNSNDAPWSAGGPGSLKKSDYPAYVEMGGETARGLHAVRVLEDNKNFSIDGLIGAAFDSYLPWFAKTVPSLVKSWDEAPDSDPLKAKLKDQVAELRRWDYRWGLDSVPTSLAVFWGDQVFRQNREAILASGETPYDYISKLPSEKLLPALAAASDRLTADFGTWKTPWRKINRFQRVDDDIDPHFSDSEWSMPVAFTSSLWGSLASFGAKQYPNTKKWYGTSGNSFVAVIEFGPKVRARAVTAGGESGNPLSRHFNDEAKRYATGDLREVYYYRSQLQGHTERTYHPGE, encoded by the coding sequence ATGAAGAGAATTCTTTTTGTCCTTGTAGTCGTTTTCCTTTCGCTGGCCGCGCAGGCGGCGACGCAGCAGGAGATTGCACGCTGGAAGCAGGAAGCCACTAACGTGACCATCATTCGCGATGATTGGGGTATCGCGCACGTGTACGGCAAGAGCGATGCCGACGCGGTCTTTGGCGCTGAGTATGCCCAGGCGGAAGATGATTTCAATCGCGTGGAAACCAACTACATCAACGCCATGGGGCTGCTGGCGCAAACGCAGGGCGAGTCGGCGATCTACCAGGATCTGCGTATGAAGCTGTTTATCGATCCTGTCGATCTCAAGCAGAAGTACGCGGAGAGCCCGGCGTGGCTGAAGAAGCTAATGGATGCTTTCGCCGATGGCCTGAACTATTACCTCTATATGCATCCGGATGTGAAGCCCCGGGTGATCCACCACTTTGAGCCGTGGATGGCGTTGAGCTTCACGGAAGGCAGCATTGGCGGCGACATCGAGAGGGTGAATCTGCGCGAGTTGCAGGCGTTCTATGGCAGTGGGACGCCGAGCGCGGCCGCGAGAGAAACCGACGAAGGACCACAGGATGGCGAGCCGCGTGGGTCGAACGGAATGGCGATTGCTCCGTCAAATACGACTGACCACCACGCGCTGCTGCTGATCAATCCGCATACGTCGTTCTTCTTCCGCTCGGAGCTGCAGATGGTGAGCGACGAAGGCCTCGATGCCTATGGCGCTTCCACCTGGGGACAGTTCTTCATCTACCAGGGATTCAACGAGCATACCGGCTGGATGCACACGTCGAGCGGCGTCGATGCGGTGGATGAATACCTGGAGACGATCTCGAGAAAGGGCGACAAGTACTTCTACAAATACGGCGACGAAGAGCGTCCGGTGACCGAGAAGGTGATCACGGTGCCGTACCGAACCTACAACGGCATGGCCGAGAGAAAGTTCACCGTGTACTACACGACCCATGGGCCGGTCGTTCGCAAGATTGGCGACAAGTGGGTTTCGATCAAGCTGATGCAGTTGCCGATCCAGCAGCTCGAACAGTCGTTCCTGCGGACGAAGACGAAGGACTACAAGTCGTACCTGAAGGTGATGGAGATGTACGCGAACTCGTCGAACAATACCATTTTCGCGGATTCCGACGGCGACATCGCGTACTTCCAGGGAAACTACATTCCGCGGCGTGACAACCGTTTCGATTTCACCAAGCCGGTGGATGGCAGCATTCCGGCGACGGATTGGAATGGCCACCTCACGGTTGACGAAGCGCCGCATCTGCTCGATCCGAAGAGCGGATGGATTTATAACTCGAATGATGCGCCGTGGTCGGCCGGCGGGCCCGGGAGTTTGAAGAAGTCCGATTACCCGGCGTATGTCGAAATGGGTGGCGAGACGGCGCGCGGATTGCATGCGGTTCGCGTACTCGAAGACAATAAAAACTTTTCGATCGATGGGCTGATTGGTGCGGCATTCGATTCGTATCTGCCATGGTTCGCCAAGACAGTTCCGAGTCTCGTCAAGTCTTGGGATGAAGCCCCGGACTCAGATCCGCTCAAAGCGAAACTGAAGGACCAGGTCGCTGAGTTGCGTCGGTGGGATTACCGCTGGGGCCTGGACTCCGTTCCGACCTCGCTGGCCGTGTTCTGGGGAGACCAGGTGTTTCGACAGAACCGCGAGGCGATTCTGGCGAGCGGCGAAACTCCGTACGACTATATAAGCAAGTTGCCGAGTGAGAAGTTGCTGCCGGCGCTCGCGGCGGCGTCGGATCGGCTGACGGCGGATTTCGGAACCTGGAAAACGCCGTGGCGCAAAATCAACCGTTTCCAGCGCGTCGATGACGACATCGATCCGCACTTCAGTGATTCGGAGTGGAGCATGCCGGTCGCCTTCACTTCTTCGTTATGGGGATCGCTGGCGTCGTTCGGAGCGAAGCAGTATCCGAATACGAAGAAATGGTATGGGACGAGCGGAAACAGCTTCGTCGCTGTCATCGAGTTCGGTCCGAAGGTTCGGGCGAGGGCGGTGACGGCCGGCGGCGAGAGCGGCAATCCCCTGTCGCGCCACTTCAACGACGAGGCGAAGCGGTACGCTACCGGCGACCTGCGAGAGGTTTATTACTATCGCTCACAGCTACAGGGGCATACGGAGCGGACATATCATCCGGGAGAATGA
- the lpxC gene encoding UDP-3-O-acyl-N-acetylglucosamine deacetylase → MSYEQTIRESVEFSGLGLHSGAPVTMRLLPAPAGTGVIFRRVDLDNFLIEATGHNVAKVSYATSLMKKGVLISTTEHLLSALVGLGVDNVIIEIDNLELPILDGSALPIVEAILKAGVRKQRRKRHYLRILKQVEFRDGDKFIAVYPWDGFSVSYSINFPHPLIGREHFQIELTNGSYLREIAGARTFGFLHEAPMLKNMGLIRGASEDNAIVLTRDGIKNGPLRYPDEFVRHKVLDLIGDLALIGHQVLGRVEADRAGHAMHTALVSRLLRDPSLWEMTTVDGESLQRSEQMQALLQPSAER, encoded by the coding sequence GTGAGCTACGAACAGACAATCCGCGAGTCCGTGGAGTTTTCCGGCCTCGGTTTGCATAGCGGCGCTCCCGTCACCATGCGACTCCTTCCGGCGCCGGCCGGAACCGGCGTCATCTTCCGCCGCGTCGATCTCGACAATTTCCTCATCGAGGCTACGGGACACAACGTCGCCAAGGTCAGCTACGCCACCAGTTTAATGAAGAAAGGCGTGCTCATTTCAACGACCGAGCACCTGCTCTCCGCGCTGGTTGGCCTCGGCGTCGATAACGTCATCATCGAAATCGACAACCTCGAGTTGCCGATCCTCGACGGCAGCGCGCTCCCGATCGTCGAGGCCATTCTGAAAGCCGGTGTCCGCAAGCAACGCCGCAAGCGCCACTACCTCCGCATCCTCAAACAGGTTGAATTCCGCGATGGCGACAAGTTCATCGCCGTTTATCCCTGGGACGGCTTCTCGGTTTCTTACAGCATCAACTTCCCCCACCCGCTAATCGGACGAGAGCACTTCCAGATCGAACTGACGAACGGGAGCTACCTGCGGGAGATCGCCGGCGCGCGCACCTTCGGGTTTCTCCACGAAGCGCCCATGCTGAAGAATATGGGACTGATCCGCGGCGCCTCCGAAGACAATGCCATTGTTCTCACTCGCGACGGAATAAAGAATGGCCCACTGCGCTACCCGGATGAATTCGTCCGGCACAAGGTGCTCGACCTCATTGGCGACCTCGCCCTCATTGGCCACCAGGTGCTGGGCCGCGTCGAAGCCGACCGCGCCGGGCACGCCATGCACACCGCGCTGGTCAGCCGCCTACTGCGCGATCCATCGCTATGGGAAATGACGACCGTGGACGGCGAATCGCTCCAGCGTTCCGAACAGATGCAGGCACTCCTCCAACCTTCTGCCGAACGCTAG